In the genome of Xiphias gladius isolate SHS-SW01 ecotype Sanya breed wild chromosome 18, ASM1685928v1, whole genome shotgun sequence, the window GTATGGAGCCAGCATGGACTGCACCATGAATTTGTGTTTACTCTTTTCATTGGGGTCGTAGTCGAAAGGCTGTAACATAACTGTGgataaaaacaatgacagaatGGAGAGCAAGAACATTATGCAAAGACTAACTTCCTGTATTTCCCCATAACACTATTACGCAACCTGTAATTGAAAAGACGTCAGTCAGGTTTATGATTTGAGATTTACTCCTCGTGAACTGACTACTTGCCctgaaattttcctttttgtgcctCACTGATCTTTTACTCAGTCACTGAAGATTACAACAATTCCGGCTGTAATGAAcgtttatttgaatttatttgtttgatttacatgatagaaatgaagacaaaagcAGCATGGGGCCCTTTTAATCCAAACATTGATATAACAGAGTTGGGAATAAATGACACCTGAAACTCTTTTAGATGTTATTGTCCCATGCTACCTCACTGAGTTGTGAAGGTTTCCATCTGAAATAACCAATGTGGACCaaataaatgttacattaaCATAAGACATTATTTTAGTTCCAatacaaaaattacaaagaacACACCAAAAATCATGTTACATGTCACACTTATATTAGTTACTGTAGAATAATGTAACTCCAATTTTCAATTCTTCAACTTAttttagatttgtttatttattaatctaaTATATTTAACAAATTTCCACTTTACCAGTTCTGTCATCATAGGTGTGattatttctctcatttcattatatttctCGAATTTAACAACCTAAATATACTTCCATTGTTTCCAACTCTTCTTTTATTCTTCAAATAGTTGGAACAAAACAGCTTTGTGAGagtaatttttgtgtttttgtgcagattatTGTTAGACAGCACTTGCTAAGATGTTACAGATGTGCCTCCTGATGATTTCCCAACAATATTTGTCACCTCAAGTGGCCGACTGTTGTATGAGTACAATGACTGGTAAAACTGAGGCTAGAAGATTTATTTTGGTGCTGAAACACAATACCTGCTGGCTTATAGTGTcaggatttattgttttatgacTTGAATTACAGAAATTTTGCAGTTGAGACTAGATATCAGGGTATTGTGATGATCATGATAGCTTGATGCAACTTTAACACCGTCATCTCCTTGTGTTATAGTCTGCATTACAGTAAAATGATACAATTTTCTGAACTTATTTAAGTGTTGCTGCTGGGTAAAATGATCAATAACTGCCTTCTGTTTGGCCATTAGTTCCACAATTATAGAGATTGTTTTCCCTCAGCTATCAAATACCAAGCCCCTAATTTAGATATACTGTCTGACAGCAACTATAGATCATTATTAAAGCACTGAGTGAAATATACAGATATCTGATTGTATCAGTATCACACAGGTGTCTGAAAGAGATGTGAAAACTACATAGTGTGATAAGTCTGGATGAACTTTGACCAGACTTATCCCCTGTGTGGCCAGAGGGTGCaaaaatttttacaaaccagAAACATTGATGGAGGTTCCAGCGTCAATGATGCCACTGTTTGGGCGCACACAATATCTGCGAGGTGCGGTTGTCTTGACtttgaaacacacatttctctctgtgggGTTGGTGAGCTTCAGAGTGGCAGTGACGACATCTGTAAACGGGCCTGAGGAGGTCAAAGAGACAAACAGCACAGTGACTCGTGAACATATGTGTAAATTTACAGGCTTGTCTTGTAGCTTTTCATTTGTGTGCACGGCTTGGACTGAGTGGGCACTTAAAAGGTTTCACCAAGACTCGTTTGATGAATCGCTTACACATATTGTGTGTCTGCGGGTATGAATACAAGAGTGGTGTTTGTGAGGGACTCCACACGGTCTGCCATAAACATTGGACATTAAAGATTAAAACTGTGGCAAGAGCAGCAAAATGTGgaagcatttattttattattcatgcCCCGCCCTCAGCCAAAAACCGGATGCTGTAGAAAACTCACTAGAAGGGCATTTTTGTAACATGTGACAAATGCAGATGTTTTCTTGGTACCTGTGTAGCATTTAGATCATCCTCACACTGCCCCTCGTATGGCCCTCTGACCATGTCTAATGGCTCCAGACAGGAatattcaacttgttttgaGGAATAAACCTTGGCTACGGAAATTTGCATCAGTCAAACAACCTCACTGTGCTTTCTGCTCTAATCAGCTACCCTGTGTGGGTGTATGCGTCTTCTCCTGGCCTATCTTTGCTTTCAAAGCTCGGCAATAATCAATCAGTGAACAGCCCACTTCTGACTAATCCCATCACCTGAAGCCATCACTTGACCCATTTCTCCAGCAATATCACACCCAAAGGCAGttatctcaaaaaaaaaaaaaaaaaacagccattatCCCTGGCATTACACCAGCTCAGACAGTATTTTCACTGTAATTCTGCCTGGATATAGAGAAGCTGGAAAGGAATTCAGGTTGCACAGTGAGAGTAAACTGTAAAGCTCCTGGTCGCGGCTTGCTAGCTTAAAATATTGTGAAATAAGCATGGTGATAAGGCTAAGCAATGACACCCTGATCGCAGAAAATGCTAGAAGAGTCACTTTTTGACAGCCGGGTGTGAGCGACAGCACCGAGCGCATGGCGTATAGCTGGAATTAGATCACATCGCGGTGTTGTTTCACCTGCTGTCAGGGGATAAAAGACAGAGGCAGGGAGCAAATGAGTGAATTAGAGAAATGGGACGAAGGGCCTGCCCTGACGCTGCAATGACAGCTAGCAGTCTGACTTGCTACCTAGGTTAGCTGAatgctagctggttagcatcgTCGCGCACAGTTTCCTTTCACCTGTTTCAACGCAGACTGCAGCTGGCTACGTCTGTCTAAtttgacaacagcagcaacagcaaacaaCGACACTTTGGCAAACGTTACGTGGTTAATGCACAAATCGATACGCTGGCTGTCATTAACGGCTCCTGGGTTAGCTACCTAGCCCCCGGCCCGGCCCTCTGCTCCAGCGTTACCTCTGAATTTCAGTTCGTGTTGTGGCTCTAGCACCAGGACTTGTTCTGGTCTGGCCATGTCCCAGAGCTTCTTCCTGTCGTGACGGCGAGGACAACAGTGTTTTACCGCAGGTGGCCCAGAGAGGTGAAGCAGCTGGCTCCCGAAGAAACAACCCAGCCGTCCacggttttttttcttttttttttttttttttttccttcgggAGGGAGGAGGATTACAAATGCACCACCGcttggactgactgactgactgccaCCGACAGCTGCTGGGGGCTAACGTGCTAGTGCTAACTGTGTTAGCAGCGGAGGGAGAGacgggaaggagggaggagggaggcgTCACGGGAGGGGCGGTGCCGAGGCGGGACGTCAGCTGGTCTTACCgagttacaaaaaaagaaaaatgttaaaaaaaaaaagtatactaATAAATGTAAACTATTACAAAGTAAACCCAACATAGACAAGTCTAAAACTGAGACTAGAGGGTACTTTAAAACTTTACATGGACAAAAGAAGAACCCTTTAAGTCTGTGGGCCGTAGCCAAGGGTGGATGCGGATTACCAAATGGGAAAAACGGGCGACTGTCCCGGGGCCCCATCCGCCCCAGGTTTCTTCCATGTTAAGAgggtctacataatttgattaatgcAACATTGTTAGAAATGAACACCAGTAAAGTACAACATCAGCTATGGCGGGTCCTCCATTCCGTTGCCCTGCTCATGTAGAGGGGATGTGGCTTGAagacctgtattttttttagtttatattgttgtAAAGTTGTGATTTATCatattgctttaatttttttgtctatcAAGTCCTTAACACAAGGAAAATCTTGAGCAAGgtagtattattccatcattGGAGAACAACAATTATTTCCTTGAATAGTAGATTGACTGTTCAgtctaaaaaaatgtcagaaaatggtgaaaaatgcccatcattgTTCCGTAAAGCCCAAGTTACACAATATGCGCCGTAGTTCTGACTGCCGATCAACACAAAGATGTTCCATTTACTAttataaaaaacagagaaactatcaaatattcacatttgagaggctggtaGCAGAGAACTTTCGGCCTTTGTCCTTAAAAACTGACCGAAATGATGAATCAGTTATCAAATTGGTTGCCAATcaattttctgtaaatcaaCTAATCCATTATTTAATCTCTAGACTACTGGTTGGTTTTAGGCTGAAAATTGAAACTGCCGTGCATAGTGGAGTTGAGGAGGGGCACAACGACAAATTTTAGAAACACAGAGGTCATGGATCCCCTTGCTGCACCTCCAAACACCCTCACAGGATTATGACCAGAAACCAAAAAGAAGGTCACtgaacttatttttttaattactctgattaaaaaaaaatgatgaaaaaaaatgactgaagttTCAGTTGACTGTTCAGTTAAGCAGTACTTTACAGTattctaaatgctgtttcaaagccttCTCCTTACTGCCAGTAATACAATTCTTTGGGAGAAATACTAAAGCCTTCGTTTTTTCATTTCGCTGGCCTTAATGTAGTCACATTTAAACATACTGagtttaaaaatactggaattGGCCTACAAAATACCCAccatgtgtacatttttaacGGTAGTCCTGCCAGGTTGCTAAAAAATTCCCGTAAAATTACCGAGGACATCAATGTGACCTCAATCTCTTCAACAGCAGCTATGGCCACACTACGGACATCTACAGTGCCTTGAAAACCCATTTTTAGTTCCTAGTTCGTACAGTAGGTCTATAAGTGTTCACATTATCGTAGctgaaaaaatatgtgaaaaatcaGATTTACCCAATTTGACTTTAAAACATTCCCCATGGGTCAACTACAAACACACTGTAGCTACTTATTAGGGTTTGACACACCAGTGGTTTTGGCACATCCTGAAATGACTCCCAGGTTGACACTCTTCAGAGCAGGCATCAGTTGTTGTTGGCTTCAGACTTCAGTTGAGGGATtcattaagtttaattttttttttcttattaatttgAATACAAATCTGTGAGCGGTCAAACATTCTCCCTGCCTAAAGAAGTTACACGCGGTCTAATAATCACAAGGCCATACATGAATCATGAAAGAGCTGAGTCAGGAGTCTCCAGATCTGCATTTGTGAATCAGTTTCCACTGCTGGGATTTAGTTTCTTTAGACTCCTACACAGAAGTCATAATTTATTTCCTAAATTCAATTGtactaccttttttttttcctttttctgaccAACATGGCTGTTACATGTAATTTCCAGCCACAGCATTTCTCAATGACATATGGAGAATTTCCTGGTACTATCTCATATGACTTTGAaatttttgtgtaatttaaatCATAGTTACTGCATGTCGTCACTGCTGGGTATACCCATCATGCTGTCCATCCAAATGTGGTCTACTGCATGTTACATCAGCAGTAAACAACAGGTcaaaatctgcatttatttacattataaaCAAAGATTGATGTCAGGTACGACTTGTTACCCTGCTGTGcttttccactgtttccagGTCACAGTTCACCTTCGCACTCTGAACTTCCCTCCACAGATGTCTTCATTTTTataccaggaaaaaaaataaatattgctGCCTTCCCTTGCTCCCTGTGATGCCATAATACGCCACTTCTCATAGAGAATTTATAGCAGGTATGGTCTGCGTTGCTGCTTTTGGTGCATCTTTGCCTTAAGGCCTATTCCTGCATACTTAAAGCATCAATTCTCaccaaaatcaaaatgcagtCACTTTCTACTCACCTCCACATTAGCTGAAACTTAGCTGAAGTTGGTAGGAACACCACAGCCAGAGTAAATTAGCTCCTGTAAATCAATCTCCACTGCCTCCCATTCTATTTTTTGCATAGCCATTAGGTCACCGCTCAAAAGCATCAAACgggacattttaaaaaggtccaTGTTGGATTGTTGGACACACGGTAGCTGAAAAAAACTCGGGCTGTCTGGAGAAAATCTGAGACCAGATACTAGATTGTGTTAGAGCTATAAAAAGATTGGCCAAAACTTACTGTGTGAGTTGGGTGATCCAGAGATAACCCTTCTAAAGGCTTTGAGTAAGTCATTGATGAATTTCTATTTTGGTTGGGACAGCTCCTTTAAAtcattttcctttacttttccCTGTAAGTAGCTTCAAGATTGGGAATATCATGCTATTCCACATTGACAGTATCACATTTAGATCCTTCCAACCGTTCATTGAAGATATatgtttgcagaaaaatgtttttttttttatggctgcaccgTTCACTCAAATGTAAGTACTCTAGATGTCCTGTGCTGCATTGTATATACATTTCCCCCAAATGCAACCCCACATCTTTGACATCTTTGGTAACTGGGGAATCTCTACtagaaatttaaacatttatcagGAGTTGTATATTGTAGAATAAGGCTGGATATTCAGAACTTGTCCACTCAGTACATTTTACCTTCAGGGACTCGCTGATGAGCTAACTACAGGATAAAGTCACATCAGTTACAGTTTTATGGGGGGGTGAGGCTAGTTCCTTACTTAATTTTCACCCTGAATTTCCACATTGTTGAACATCAAAACCAGAAGCCCTCCTGTCAGAAACAGACTTTACAGGCTTCATGGTCGTCCCAATAAATACAGACTGTTTTTGAAGAGGAAATGACTGGTAAATGGACAGGAAACTCCACTTCCTCTAGCATGGATTTGCAACAACCCTTTCGGCCGATGAAAATTTAAGGATAAGAATGCAAAAATGCAGTTTATGTAAGAAAGTAGAGAGTAGTGTTGCCTGTGTCTCAGAGTGCGTTTATAAGTGTAATGACAGACCTGTTGCTGtctgcaccaaaaaaaaaaaactttatttcttaGAGCTCCTGTTCAGAAAGTAGAGACCCATATTAGATGTACACATTAAAAGAAGACTAGGGCactgaaatgagagaaatgcTGATACTGTACAGGCAACCTCTGCTGTGCAAGGCTATGGAGGAGGaccccctccctcctcatcagaaaataaactgaaattcccccccccattttttggccttttttagCAAAAGAATAAGATTTGTGTAGAAACAAGCAATGTTTTGCATCTGTCATCTCCTCTTTAACCCTTCAAAATGTCCTTTGCAGATGTcaatggaagaaaacaaaagaaacctgAACACAACTTCAGTTGAAAGGATTTAAGTTATAGCAATACGCACACTATCAAGTGTACAATTTGTCAAGGTTCATTTGATTctaataaaatactttttttaaaacccatatacatttcatatatttatctttttggGGTATATGGATCCAAAAATAGACATTTAAATCATAAAGAGAATGGGAGAATAGgggaagagaaataaaactacaaaagcTATGAATGGTTGTCCTCTGTCCCcaaggagagagagcaagagaggacagaggaaagagagagacagagggataaagaaatgtcagagagagagatggaagtgGCGAGGGAGCCAGAGAGTTAGGAGGGGATTGGCCAAGCTATACAGCGCAGTATGACACCCACTTTAGCTCATTACACACGTACAGTCGTGATCAAGGCACAGGGATCTtctaaaagttatttttttcaatgaagttgtacaaaataatacattttacagtctgtACAATTATAATAGTTCAGCAGTAAAGTAAAGACAGACATTCAAAGGAGCAAGAGGttggggaggaaagaggaaagatggaggaaagacaggaggaggagtggCAGGGAGGTGAGAGCGGGTTGTCTGACCacatgactaaaaaaaaacataacaaaaaaaaaaaacattagtgtCTCGTTTGTTGTcgttatcttgttttttttttttatattccaggattattatattttattttctcttaaaacAAAAGAGCACTGTCAGAAAGGTAAAAGTGCAGATGGGCAGGTGTtggaggggaggaaggggggaagtgaagagagagggggacaaATGTGAAGACAGAGAGGTGAGTAAAATCCTCAGAGGAGAAAGAGCAGGggtgaaaaaaaggagagaatgacaaagacagaaagcgtaaagataaagaaagagagcgCACAGGGCACAATGGCACAAAAGtctacacagacaaaaacagctgtGGAGACAGTAAAACAGGGTCAATCATGACATGATGAGAGTTCTCTTTAACTTATATGGTACTGTACTGTAGAAGGATGGTTTTTGCCCTCTGTTTGTTAAGTTCCATAAAAGATGGCATTTTTTtcgtttcttttttgttttaaactccTTATATCCTCCTCATGTTTTTGTTCCACCACCACCAAGGCAAAGTCAGGTGGCAAAACAATTCTGTGGAGAAGCTGAAGGACCGTTGGCGTCGTCCCTGTCAAACGTGTCCGGACTCCATCAGAGAAATTCACATCAGAGTCAGCTCTGTCCCGTCTTTGTGAACCCTCGCACCCCCTGCGGCCTGACTGATCACAACACACCCCTGGTCCGTGTAGTCTGTGGTAACGCTGCTCCTCGGAGCTTGGCTGCGCAGTCGGTCACTCAAGTCTGTTTAATCTCAAAGCAGTGTGCCAGAAAAATCTGCCAGCTGGTCGACGAGTTGCAGACTCGTCAGCAGATCAGTACGTTTCCCCATCCACCACGGTTGTGCAGTCCAATAAAAAGCAGATGTGATACGTTTCTGTGTGCAAGCAGATCTTGTGATTGAATTTATGGATGTGTTTAAGTGATAGGAAGGATTGGTGTACACGGTTTGAGTCAAGTCCTGAGCAcagtgcttgtgtttttttgttagaTACAGTGTTCAGCTCATCTGCTGTGACATGTTTATTCTCTATTTGCAGTAATTCAAGTTGCAGTTGCACTGAAGTAGTAGCTCTTTCGGTTTTCATCCCGACCTGAACAAGAGAAGAATCTCACAATCTCAACGGCAGCTCAAACCCACCTCACTGCACGAAATACAGTCCAGACGGGGCCAGTCAGGGTTTTTGGAAAGGTGAAGGTAACAGGGATTATACATGATGTTGAAAGGTGAGGATCTGGGACTATGGCTGAAGGTGGAGATCAGAGTTTGTTTATGTGTTAGCCCATCAAACTCTTCCATCAAAATAGCTCTGTCTACTGCAGGTACGGAGTTTAAATGAGGTGAAGTTCTGGGTTCAGGGTGCGTAtactgaaagtgtgtgtatgtgtgtgtgtgtgtgtgtgtgtgtgtgtgtgtgtgtgtgtgtgtgtgttttggcccCATTCCTTCACAAGAGCTCACACACTTCTGTGGAAGAGGGGAGTTCAGAGACTCAGGGTTCAGGGTTTCTCATAGTCCgatctgttttgtgtttttggctgaACCCCGTTCCTCTCCCATCACAACAGCTCGTACTGCCGCAGGTGCATCCGCTGAATGATGTCCCGACAGTCGTTGAAGACACGGCGGATGTTTTCTGTGTCGACGGCGCAGGTGAAGTGCGGGTAACAATAGTGCCTCCCGTCCCCACTTGCTGTGCTGATCCTCTGTAGatggagaaaggaaaaggtgaAAAGCTGTTTCTCTAAAAATTTTACAAACTAGCACATTTGATGATTGACTCTTGAGGTTTTCTGTAGCAGCAAGCGTctccaatttttatttttaactaagAGCTGATGTGCAGGAAACACATATGATCAATTCTTTGTCATGCCATATTTATTCCATTAAAAGATTCCACATTTTTGTTAATTGtccacaaatcccatgaaaacatcaaaaccaacaatgtgctAGCCCatctctcaacactttctgacttccctacgTTGTTGGTGGCTCTCAGCTGCAAGCCCGTTTATTCCTACTGAAGAAAACATGTTCAacaaacagctcacaaatatgtCGTTACATGTTActaggatcagttcattgttggttttggttttatcaagggatttgttgacaataggAACAGTGGAGACTATTACACGACTTCCCTTTTAAATCTACATAAAGCACAAAAGCATGCCCATACGCTTACCAGGAATTCGTCTCTTATGAAGTACTTTGCCCTTGTAACACGTGAATCTTCTCCAGGCTCCGGTGTtgctgagagaggagagcgaGACTAATCAGACCAAATTTCTTATGAATTGCAATCCGTCAGGTCTAACATGAATGACTCATACAAcgacaaggaagaaaaatgtatttttggggggttatttttgcatttattagtTATACATTATGATGTGTGAAATGATGTAACAAGTTTAAAGACTAATTTTGCACGTTACTGTAGTATGCAGTTTGTGAACAGGATGACCTCACGTGTGTGTATCAAGGATGAGCTCTAGTGGTCAATGACTGTCCCTGACTGATTAGAGTTTTTCAGAGGGACGCACAGACAAGAGTTGTGgacagacaattaaaaaaaaagaaaaaaagaaaaaagaaaaagacatttttgggGGTCAGGTGGAGGAAAACTGGGACATATTGGGGTTTTTCAGAGACCAGTCACCAGTTGGGACTTTTTGAGGCAGCTTGTTGTGTCTGGTCACCCTACTAAAACCCTAAAAAAAGTTATATCCTcgaataaataaacaatttctTAGGGACATATTTacaaatggggggaaaaaaacatggacaGTGGGACAGTGTTGCTCAGAATTAATGATGAACTTCTCAGTGACATTCCCATGTTCCTGTCAAATAAATGGCCATATGAGGTCAAAAGTGTCTGTGGATAAAAGTGGATAAAACTGTAGTACGACTGCTCACCATCGTCAGGTGTGGTGTAGCGAGCAAATTCAGGAAAGTATTCCTCGATTTTGGACTTCCCTGCCAGCACCTTCTCTGCTAGCAGGTCCTGTTTATTTAGGAACAAGATGACAGAAATGGTCCGCAGCCACCTGAAGAGAAAACACTCTGAATTAAGATCACACACTGAGCCGTCACACTGCGTCTGAGTGTGATGGGTAATATGAGAACGAATCACCGATTAGAGTTGGTCAAAATTAATACGAATGGAGGTCGGTTGGGTAACAGCTCTGTGGGGAAATGGCATTTTAAGTGTAAATACTTTCTAGAGTATAAAGATAATGATCTCAAGGCGTGTCTACATGGaaacacatttgcaaaaaagaaaaagttctgTTTCCTGCAAAAATCTTGAGAGTTCAGAAAATTTCCACTGAAACCTTGCAAATAAAGAGTGGAGTAAATTTTTACTGTCTAGATTCAGTGTAAGGACGAAGGCATTCAACTAACTGACCACCGTGTCTGCTGCAATGTGAGATGCACTGCCAAAGATCTTAgtcattttctgccattctgcAACTTTTATTCGCTTATAACACCCCTGGAACTTGTAAATATAGTACATGATTTATCCTTGATTGGTGTAAGGCTGAGTCTGTTCGCAATTGGTTTTGCGGTCATtcaagagagaaaagcagactGGTTCATAGAAAGTTTACCAGCCATGACACTTAGCTTGGTTGATAACCATtatgcccaaaaaaaaaaaaaaaaaaaaaaccaacaaaaaaatagaacaaaaacaaaaaaaacctggaaaaaaaccaaaaacccaaaaaacaaaacttaaactcatgttctgattttttttaatctacagatAGAGTTCCTTATCATCTTGTTACTGAAAATCCATGTAAACAGACTTTTAGCGATAGCAATCAACAGGCTGACAGCGTTTGCTTCTCTTCACCTGTTGTTCCAGATGTTCTTGAAGAGGTTGAGTGCCTCTTGTAATCGGTTGGTCTGATTGTCCTCTCTGATCACCATGTTGTAACTGCTACTGGCCACCACGAAGATGATGGCCGTTACATCTGTCGGGAGAcgagggagggaaagagataCAGAGATAAATCACAGTCCCAGTTAGAGACAAAGATATGAGCTGAGGacagtgagaggaagaggaagcaaACAGAAGGTACCGTTAAAGCACTGAATCCATTTCCGGCGTTCGTCTCTTTGACCCCCAACATCGAACATACTGTGTACATCAAACAAGACAGAGTAGTGTTAATAGGTTAAATAGCGCCACCGTGTGGAAAAAGTGCACATCTTAGATTCTCCAAGCTATGCaatttgtttacattcactgtCATAGCAAATGTTTAATACTAAAGCTATGAGTCAGTTTGGTGAGAAATCATCATATACACTGGTATTTCACTCCCCTTTTCTCGATGTTTTTACTTACTGGAAATTAACTTTATCCACTTGGAATCTTGTCTCAAAGATCCCTGAAGTC includes:
- the gnas gene encoding guanine nucleotide-binding protein G(s) subunit alpha; its protein translation is MGCLGNSKTEDQRNEEKAQREANKKIEKQLQKDKQIYRATHRLLLLGAGESGKSTIVKQMRILHVNGFNAEEKKQKIQDIKNNIKEAIETIVAAMSNLTPPVQLACPQNQYRIEYILNLVNQKDFEFPSEFYDHAKTLWQDEGVRACYERSNEYQLIDCAQYFLDKIDIVKQNDYTPTDQDLLRCRVLTSGIFETRFQVDKVNFHMFDVGGQRDERRKWIQCFNDVTAIIFVVASSSYNMVIREDNQTNRLQEALNLFKNIWNNRWLRTISVILFLNKQDLLAEKVLAGKSKIEEYFPEFARYTTPDDATPEPGEDSRVTRAKYFIRDEFLRISTASGDGRHYCYPHFTCAVDTENIRRVFNDCRDIIQRMHLRQYELL